The Streptomyces sp. NBC_01363 region CCTCGGCGCTGGAGCGGGAGTCCAGGTTTCCGGTCGGCTCGTCACCGAAGATGATCTCCGGCTGCGAGGCCAGGGCGCGGGCCACCGCGACGCGCTGCTGCTGGCCGCCGGAGAGCTCGGTCGGCCGGTGGCTCAGCCGGTCGGAGAGGCCCACCATGTCGATGACCTTGCGCACCCACGCGGCGTCGGGCTTGCGGCCCGCGATGTCCATGGGGAGCGTGATGTTCTCCTGGGCCGTCAGCGTGGGCAGCAGGTTGAACGCCTGGAAGATGAAGCCGATCTTGTCCCGGCGGAGCTGGGTGAGCTGCTTGTCCTTGAGGGAGCCCAGTTCCGTGTCGCCGATCCGTACCGAACCGCTGCTGAAGCTGTCGAGGCCGGCCACGCAGTGCATCAGCGTGGACTTGCCGGAGCCGGACGGGCCCATGATCGCGGTGAACTCGCCCCGCGGGAAGTCCACGGAGACCCGGTCCAGGGCCGTGACCCTGGTCTCGCCTTCTCCGTAGACCTTCGACAGGTCCGTGGCGCGGGCGGCCACCGTGGTGACGCGGGGTGCGGTGGAAGTGGTCACGGGAATCTCCTGTTTCGGGGCTCCGGCCGAGGCTCGTCCGGGGTTTTGTTCGGAACCCTTCAATCGTCACCGCTGTTCCGCCGCCGGACGTCAGTCCGCGTGCCCGTTCCGGGGACAGTCTTGAGTCGCATCGGGAAGGCCCTGCGTCCTCCTGCGGTATGACACCGACCCTGAGGCGTCGGTCCGGGGGACCACCGCCGGGACCGGGGGCGAGCCCGCGGCGGCCGTCGGCGCGTGCCCGGTGAATGCGCCGTCCGGGTGCGGCGACTTTACGTCAATCCGGATTACCGGCCGCCGCGCCCGCTACCCCGCCCAGGCATGTGGCGATGCCCTTTCGCGAGTGCTGACGACCCCTCAAACGGTCAATAAAATAAGACAACATCGCGCCACTGATCCGCTGTTCGAGGGAAGTCCCCGGATAGGGTCATGTGCCAACGCGGAGCCGCGCGCCAGGCCTGGATGGTGGAATGCAGACACGGCGAGCTTAAACCTCGCTGCCCCTCGGGGGCGTACCGGTTCGAGTCCGGTTCCAGGCACCACTACTCACTCGGAGGCCGAGCCGACGGAACGCCTCGGACCACGACCGATTCCGGGATGGCGGGCCACGCGCAGCGCATGCTCCATGACTTCAGCCGCCGCTCCTGTCGTCCGGGCGCGATGACGCCGTACACGCGATGACGCCGTAAAACCGGTCGGTCGGCACGTTACTGGAGCGCGGGCCCGGACGGTATGGGGCGCAGCCGGTTTTCTGCGCGGTGCCGCTCGGCCCGGTGACCGACGGGCGGGTGTCGCTCCGGACAGGTATCCGCAAAGATCCTCCCCAAGCAGTAGTCTGATTCTTTTGCCTACCCATTACTCTTGTGGGAAGGCCGCGCAGGGTGGCCATGGAGGAGTGAGATGAGGAGCAGCAACCCGGTCTTCTCGCGACGGGGCTTCAGCCGCGACAACGGATACGCGGGCTTCAACGCGGCGCCGCAGGCCGGGGCCCCCGCAGCGGGTGCCAACCCGTACGCGCAGGGCACCGCCGCCAACCCGTACGCCACCAACCCCTACGCCCAGCCGGACGCCCAGTACGGCGCCCCGCAGGCACCGGCGCGCACCGGCGCGATGACGATCGACGACGTCGTCACGCGGACAGCGATCACGCTGGGCACCGTGGTGCTCGGCGCCGTGCTCGCCTGGGCGCTGCTGCCGGTCGACGAGGCGAACCTCGGCAAGTCGTACGGCATCGCGATCGGCGCCGCCCTGGTGGCGTTCGTCCTGTCGCTCGTCCAGTCCTTCAAGCGCAGGCCGGTGCCGGCGCTGATCGTCTCGTACGCGGCCTTCGAGGGTGTCTTCCTCGGAGTGATCTCGAGCGCGGTCAGCACGTACATCGGACCGGGCGTCGTGATGCAGGCGGTGATGGGCACCATGTGTGTCTTCGCCGGTGTGCTGCTCGCGTACAAGATGCGCTGGATCCGCGTCACCCGCCGCTTCTACGGCTTCGTGATGGCCGCCGCCATGGGCTTCATGCTCCTGATGGTGGTCAACCTGCTGTTCGCCGTCTTCGGCGGCGGTGACGGCCTGGGCTTCCGCAGCGGTGGCCTCGGCATCCTCTTCGGCGTCATCGGGATCGTCCTCGGTGCGTGCTTCCTGGCCCTGGACTTCAAGCAGGTCGAGGACGGCATCGCCTACGGCGCACCCCGCGAGGAGTCCTGGCTGGCGGCCTTCGGCCTCACCATGACCCTGGTGTGGATCTACCTGGAGATGCTGCGTCTGCTCTCCATCCTCAGCGGCGACGACTGATCCGCCCGCACCCAGACGACGGGAACGGCCCGCAGGCAGCGCCTGCGGGCCGTTCCCGTTTTCCACGCCCGTCGCTAGAGCAGCTTGCGGGCGGCCCTTCTGAGGTCGTACTCGTGGATGAGCGCCTTCGCGTGTCCGTAGGCGAGGTCGTGTTCGCTCCGCAGCCAGCTGACCTTCTCCTCGAAGCGGAGAGCGGGTCCTTCCTCCACGGTGCGGAGCCAGTCGGTGATTTCACGACCGGTGCAGCGGGGGATCCGGGCGAGCAGATTGCGATGGGTTTCTTCGGAGAAGACTTGGGACATCGGCGCCTCCGACGCATTGCGCGTTGCTGGTCCTTGCCGACACCGTGCCCGAGCATCGGCCCGTTGGCAACCGTCCTGTCTGGGCGCGTAGGGTCGCGGAGTGCTCGATACGACCCCGCTGATCACTGCCGTGGACCGATTCGCCGACCGGCTGCGCGCCGCCCCGCAGAGCCGCCTCCAGCGCGGCGCCGCCGCCGAAGGACTTGCCGCGGCGCGGGAACTGGCGCTGCGCGCCCAGCGGATCGAGGCGCCGGACCGGGAGCCGCACACCATGCCCGACGCCGGGATCTTCTCGATCGGCGACCAACTCGCCGTGGCGGGGCGCGATCTGGCGGTGGCACTGGAAACGGCCCCGTCGGCTGAGCTGGACGAGGCCGTGCAATTCGTGGACGAGGCCGCTGCGCGCGCGTTCGCGTAGCGGCGGGCGGCAGTCCTGGGGATCGCCCCGGGGGCGGCGGCCGGCGAGAGCCGCTGTGCCCGGATGCCGCGGTGTCAGAACGAGGCGATGACGCGGTCGGCGAGGATGTAGACGTTCTCCTCGCCGCAGGAGAAGGTCAGGGCGTACGCGCCGGAGACACCGGAACCGCCCAGCAGTACCGGGTGCTCGCCGGCGAGCAGCGAGCCGGCCAGCCGCTCGGCCGTCTCGCGGTGGCCGGGCGTCATGCAGAGCGTGGTGCCGTCGGCGAAGACATAGACGTCGAGCGTGCCGAGCGGACCGGGGCGCACATCGGCCAGTTCCGTACGGCTGTCGGCGAGCTCTTCGAGACGGTTCACGGTGCGCTCGTGGTCGGTGACGACCGGGGTCTGCACCGGTACGAAGTCGGGGTGCGAGGGGTGCCGGCGGCGGGCGGCGGCCAGTTCGGGGGAGTCCTCGGCGAACTCCGCCGTCCCGGGCAGCTCGGTCATGTCCGCCAGCTCCGTCAGTTCCACCAGCTCGTCGAGGGCTTCGCCGGCGTCGAGGTCCATCGCGTCGAGGCCCGCGAAGTCGGCCTGGCGGGGCATGAAGAACGGGGCGTCCTCGCCCACCCCGGTCAGGCCGCCCAGCAGGGACGGGGCATCGGCGGCATCACGCGCTTCCTGGGTGGCCCAGAACGCACGGGCCTCCGCGAGCTCGCGCTCGCGTTCCTCGGCCAGCGCTTCGGCGACGGCCGCGCGTATCTCGGCGACGGGGGTGACGGTGCTGCGGCTCTGCGCGGGCACGGTGACGCCGTGCACACGGGCCTCGGCCAGCTCCGTACGAAGGGCCGTGACCTGCTTGCGCAGCCCGTGAGCAGCGTGCAGAGCAGCAGCGCCCACGGCCGTGGCGGCGGCGGTGGTCAGCAACAGGGCAAGAGACATGGCGCTCACTGACATACTCCCGGTTTCAATCGATCCCCCGACTTCCTACATCAGCTTGTCCCCTACCTGCGCCCTGTGTCAGTGCATTACGTCACGAATTGGACAGGTCTTTGGGCCTGGGGTTTAACCCTGATGCGGGTGTGACCTGCGGGAATGCCTCTCCCCCAGGAGATAGGTCACATCCTGGGGGAGATTCGGTCACGGTCGGGGCTCGGAACCGGCCACCGTAGGGGGCGTGGGCCCGCTGACGGCTATGTCAGGCCCGGCCCGGCCCGGCCCGGCCCGGCCCGGCCCGGCCCGGCCCGGCCCGGCCCGGCCCGGCCCGGCCCGGCCCGGCACGGCCCGGCCCGGCACGGCCCGGCCCGGCCCGGCACGGTTCGGCTCAGCTCAGCCGCTCGATGACCATCGCCATGCCCTGGCCGCCGCCCACGCACATGGTCTCCAGGCCGAACTGCTTGTCGTGGAACTGCAGGCTGTTGATCAGCGTGCCGGTGATCCGGGCGCCCGTCATACCGAAGGGGTGACCGACGGCGATCGCGCCGCCGTTGACGTTGACCTTCTCCAGCGGCAGGCCGAGGTCGCGGTAGGAGGGGATCACCTGGGCGGCGAACGCCTCGTTGATCTCGGCCAGGTCGATGTCGTCGATGGTCAGCCCGGCCCGCTTCAGCGCCTGCTTGCTGGCCTCAACCGGCCCGTACCCCATGATCTCGGGGGAGAGGCCCGAGACGCCGGTCGAGACGATCCGGGCCAGCGGGGTCAGGCCCAGCTCGCGCGCCTTGGTGTCGGACATGATCACGAGGGCAGCGGCGCCGTCGTTGAGCGGGCAGCAGTTGCCCGCCGTGACCAGGCCGTCGGGGCGGAACACCGGCTTCAGGCCCTGCACGCCCTCCAGCGTGACGCCCGCGCGCGGGCCGTCGTCCTTCGAGACGACCGTGCCGTCCGGGGTGGTGACCGGGGTGATCTCGCGCTCCCAGAAGCCGTTCTTGAGGGCTTCCTCAGCGAGGTTCTGCGAGCGGACGCCGAACTCGTCCATGTCCTGGCGGGTGACGCCCTTGAGGCGGGCCAGGTTCTCCGCGGTCTGCCCCATCGCGATGTACGCGTCCGGGACCAGGCCGTCCTCGCGCGGGTCGTGCCAGTCGTCGCCGCCCCGCTCGGCGCGGGCCGCGGTGCGGGCCTCGGCGTCGGCGAACAGCGGGTTGTGCGTGTCCGGCCAGTTGTCGGAGTTGCCCTTCGAGAAGCGGGACACCATCTCGACACCGGCCGAGATGAAGACGTCGCCCTCGCCGGCCTTGATGGCGTGCAGCGCCATCCGGCTGGTCTGGAGGGAGGACGAGCAGTAGCGGGTGACCGTACAGCCCGGAAGGTGGTCCATGCCCATCTGTACGGCGATGATGCGGCCCAGGTTGTTGCCCTGCTCGCCGCCCGGGAGGCCGCAGCCGAGCATCAGGTCGTCGATGTCCTTCGGGTCCAGCTCGGGAACCTTGGCCAGCGCGGTCCGGATGATCGTGGCGGTCAGGTCGTCCGCGCGCAGGTCCTTCAGCGAGCCCTTGAAGGCCCGGCCGATGGGGGAACGGGCTGCAGAGACGATCACGGCTTCGGGCATCACGCGGCTCCATGAGGGCTGGAAGGCGGGTTCTGGCAGGTGCTGACTTGGAAGTTACCTGTACGTAGGCGCCGGGTCACCGGGCAGCGCATGTGACGCCGACCTCTTTTCTAAGCGACCGCTCAGTCCGACTGCTCGCAGGCTGCTCGCCGACTGCTCGGGTCGATCAATTGGCCGGGAGATTGCGCGGCTCCCCGTGCGACTCCCCTGTCTCTCCAGTCTCCACCGTCGCTCCTGTCTCTCCACTCTTCTCGGTTTCTCCGGTTCTCTCCTTGGTTTCCTCGGTCCTTCCCATCCCCCCGTGCTGCTCCGGGTGCGGGTGGGGCTCCGTGGCCGCGGGCAGGCGCCGCCGCCTGCGGTGCTTGAGGAGTGCCCAGGGCGCCCGCGCCCCCGTGACCTCCGTACCGGCCTCCCTGGCCGCCTGGGAGGCCGCCTTGGCCACCGGCAGCATGTCCTCGCGCCGGGCCCCGTCCAGCCGGTCGGACTCCGGCCACAGCCCCAGCACCGCGCAGAGCGTGGGCAGCACCGCCATCGCCGCCGTGGCGTACCCCTCCGCCGAGGGGTGGTAGTTGTCCGGCCCGAACAGCTCCCGCGGATTCGCCTCGAACTCCGGCCCGAGCAGATCGCCCAGCGACACCGTGCGCCCGCCCTGCTCCACCGAGCCGATCGTCTGGGCCGCCGCCAGCTGCCGGCTCACCCGCCGGGCCATCCAGCGCAGCGGCTGATAGACCGGCTCGATCGTGCCCAGGTCCGGGCAGGTGCCGACCACGACCTCCGCGCCCGCCGTGCGCAGCCTGCGCACGGCGGTGGTCAGGCAGCGCACCGACTGGGTGGCCGGCATCCGGTGCGTCACATCGTTCGCGCCGATCATGATCACGCACACGTCGGGCGTACGGGAGGTGTCGGCGAGCAGCAGCGAGACCTGCCGCTCCAGATCGTCCGACCGGGCACCCGGCTGCGCCACATTGCGCAGATCCACCGGCCGCTCGGACACCGCGGCGAGCCCCGAGGCGAGCAGCGCCCCCGGGGTCTGCCCGGCCCGGCGCACCCCCTGACCGGCCGCCGTCGAGTCGCCCAGCAACCCCAGCCGCAACGGGTCCGAGGGGCCGGCGAACGCCACCCCGTACCGCCCGTCCGCGCTCGGCGGAACCGGTGCGATTCCGCCGCCCACCTGCCGTTTCGCCAGATGGACCTCCGCCAGCAGTACGCCTACCGCCGCAGCGCCGAGCAGCCCGATGCTGCCCCCGCCGTAGGCCGCGCCCGCTGCGATCCGCCGTGCCACCCTTGCCCTTGACACAGTCCGGTCCACCTCCTCGTTGCCGTACCGCCGTACATACAGCTAACTGCCCCGCAGTGGCCGTCGTTCAATCGCTTCGCCCAATCCCGTGCCCGTACGCATACCCTTGCCGCACCATCTCGGAGACCCCGGAGTACACGGTGCAATTCCACGATTCGATGATCAGTCTCGTAGGCAATACCCCGCTGGTGAGGCTGCGCAGTGTGACGGCCGGCATCCAGGCGACGGTCCTGGCCAAGGTCGAGTACTTCAACCCCGGCGGTTCGGTCAAGGACCGCATCGCCCTGCGCATGATCGAGGCCGCCGAACAGAGCGGCGAACTGCAGCCCGGCGGCACGATCGTCGAGCCGACCAGTGGCAACACGGGCGTCGGCCTGGCGATCGTCGCCCAGCAGAAGGGGTACAAGTGCATCTTCGTCTGCCCGGACAAGGTGTCCACGGACAAGATCAATGTGCTGCGCGCCTACGGTGCCGAGGTTGTCGTCTGCCCGACGGCCGTTGACCCCGAGCACCCCGACTCGTACTACAACGTCTCCGACCGGCTGGTCCGCGAGACGCCGGGGGCCTGGAAGCCCGACCAGTACTCCAACCCCAACAACCCGCGTTCCCACTACGAGACCACCGGTCCCGAGCTGTGGGAGCAGACGGACGGGAAGATCACCCACTTCGTCGCGGGTGTCGGCACCGGCGGCACGATCAGCGGCACCGGCCGCTATCTGAAGGAGGTCAGCGGCGGCTCGGTGAAGGTGATCGGGGCCGACCCGGAGGGCTCGGTCTACTCCGGCGGCTCCGGGCGTCCCTACCTCGTCGAGGGCGTCGGCGAGGACTTCTGGCCGAGCGCCTACGACCGTACGGTCACGGACGAGATCGTCGCCGTGTCCGACAAGGACTCCTTCCAGATGACCCGCCGTCTCGCCAAGGAGGAGGGCCTGCTGGTCGGCGGCTCCTGCGGCATGGCGGTGGTCGGTGCCCTGGAGGTCGCCAAGCGCCTGGGCCCGGACGACGTGGTCGTCGTCCTGCTGCCCGACAGCGGTCGCGGCTACCTGAGCAAGATCTTCAACGACGAGTGGATGGCCGACTACGGCTTCCTGGAGGACACCGGCCCGTCCGCGCGCGTCGCCGACGTGCTCGACTACAAGGACGGCCCGATCCCGACGCTCGTCCACATGCACCCCGAGGAGACCGTCGGCGAGGCGATCGACGTCCTGCGCGAGTACGGCGTCTCGCAGATGCCGATCGTGAAGCCGGGCGCGGGCCACCCGGACGTGATGGCCGCCGAGGTCATCGGTTCGGTGGTGGAGCGGGAGCTGCTGAACGCTCTGTTCGCCCAGCACGCCTCGCTCTCCGACCCGCTGGAGAAGCACATGTCGCCGCCGCTGCCGCAGGTCGGCTCCGGCGAACCGGTCGAGGACCTGATGGCGGTGCTCGGCGGTACGAACACGGCGGACGCGGCGATCGTGCTGGTGGAGGGCAAGCCGAAGGGCGTGGTCAGCCGGCAGGACCTGCTGGCGTTCCTCGCCAAGGACGCGACGGCCGGCAAGGCGTAGCGCCCCGTGGGTCCGGGCTTCGCGAAAACGGTACGAGCGCGACACGTCCGCGCAGCACCGGCTTAACACGAGTCCGGCAGATTGATGGGTGCCGGCGGGGAGACCCGTCGGCGCCCGATACGGCGACACGGACTACGGAGCGGCTCCCGGACCTCCATCGTCGCCAGGACGCGGTGACCGGCCCTGACCCGGACCGTGTCCCTCGCGGGGACCGCCGTCGTCCCGCCCCCTGGGCAACCGGGGGTGCGGCGGTCCCCGCGACACACTCATGTCCGCACGTCCACGGACCCGCACGTCCACGGACCCGCGGGTCCGTGGAGGCGCGGGTCCGTGGACGTGCGGACGACTCAGCCGGTCGGTGCCGGTGCGGCCGCCCAGCTCGCCAGCAGCGCGACGCGTTCGGCGGTCTCGCTGCCGGGCTCCGGCGTGTAGACCACCAGGCACTGGCCGGGATTGCCGGCCGCGCCGAGCGTCTCGTACGGGAGCACGAGCTCGCCCGCGACCGGGTGGTCGATGCGCTTGACCCCGTAGGTCTTCGACTTCACCTGATGGTCCGCCCACAGCCGGCGGAAGTCGTCGCTCTTCAGGGACAGCTCGCCGACCAGTGCGGCCAGTCGCTTGTCGTCGGGATGCAGGCCCGCGTCCAGGCGCAGATACGCCACTGTCTCCGCCGCCACCGCGGCCCAGTCCGGGTACAGCTTCCGCGCCGCCGGTTCCAGGAACACCTGGCGCGGCATGTTGCGCTCGGCGACGGGCATCCGGGAGAAGCCGACGACGGCGTCCCCCAGCGCGTTCCAGGCCAGCACGTCCATCCGGCGGCCCAGGACGAACGCCGGGGCCGCGGTGAGCGAGTCCAGCACCAGGCGCAGACCGGGGCGGACCCGCTGGGAGGAGGCCGGAGTGGAGGCGCGCGACTTCGGGCGTGCCACGGTGCGCAGATACGTGTGCTCCGTCTCGTCCAGCCGCAGCACCCGGGCTATCGCGTCGAGCACCGCGTCCGAGACGCTCGGGCCGCGCCCCTGCTCCAGCCGGATGTAGTAGTCGACGCTCACCCCCGCGAGCTGCGCTACCTCCTCGCGCCGGAGTCCGGGTACGCGACGGCGCCCGTACGCCTGCAGCCCCACGTCCTCGGGCTGGATGCGGGCCCGCCGGGAGCGGAGGAAATCACCGAGGTCAGCGTCCATGGCGTCGATCGTAGAAGAAGGGCGGAC contains the following coding sequences:
- a CDS encoding helix-turn-helix transcriptional regulator, producing MDADLGDFLRSRRARIQPEDVGLQAYGRRRVPGLRREEVAQLAGVSVDYYIRLEQGRGPSVSDAVLDAIARVLRLDETEHTYLRTVARPKSRASTPASSQRVRPGLRLVLDSLTAAPAFVLGRRMDVLAWNALGDAVVGFSRMPVAERNMPRQVFLEPAARKLYPDWAAVAAETVAYLRLDAGLHPDDKRLAALVGELSLKSDDFRRLWADHQVKSKTYGVKRIDHPVAGELVLPYETLGAAGNPGQCLVVYTPEPGSETAERVALLASWAAAPAPTG
- a CDS encoding DUF4287 domain-containing protein, translating into MSQVFSEETHRNLLARIPRCTGREITDWLRTVEEGPALRFEEKVSWLRSEHDLAYGHAKALIHEYDLRRAARKLL
- a CDS encoding ABC transporter ATP-binding protein codes for the protein MTTSTAPRVTTVAARATDLSKVYGEGETRVTALDRVSVDFPRGEFTAIMGPSGSGKSTLMHCVAGLDSFSSGSVRIGDTELGSLKDKQLTQLRRDKIGFIFQAFNLLPTLTAQENITLPMDIAGRKPDAAWVRKVIDMVGLSDRLSHRPTELSGGQQQRVAVARALASQPEIIFGDEPTGNLDSRSSAEVLGFLRNSVRELGQTVVMVTHDPAAASYADRVIFLADGRIVDQMLHPTADGVLDRMKAFDAKGRTS
- a CDS encoding SGNH/GDSL hydrolase family protein codes for the protein MARRIAAGAAYGGGSIGLLGAAAVGVLLAEVHLAKRQVGGGIAPVPPSADGRYGVAFAGPSDPLRLGLLGDSTAAGQGVRRAGQTPGALLASGLAAVSERPVDLRNVAQPGARSDDLERQVSLLLADTSRTPDVCVIMIGANDVTHRMPATQSVRCLTTAVRRLRTAGAEVVVGTCPDLGTIEPVYQPLRWMARRVSRQLAAAQTIGSVEQGGRTVSLGDLLGPEFEANPRELFGPDNYHPSAEGYATAAMAVLPTLCAVLGLWPESDRLDGARREDMLPVAKAASQAAREAGTEVTGARAPWALLKHRRRRRLPAATEPHPHPEQHGGMGRTEETKERTGETEKSGETGATVETGETGESHGEPRNLPAN
- a CDS encoding Bax inhibitor-1/YccA family protein, with the protein product MRSSNPVFSRRGFSRDNGYAGFNAAPQAGAPAAGANPYAQGTAANPYATNPYAQPDAQYGAPQAPARTGAMTIDDVVTRTAITLGTVVLGAVLAWALLPVDEANLGKSYGIAIGAALVAFVLSLVQSFKRRPVPALIVSYAAFEGVFLGVISSAVSTYIGPGVVMQAVMGTMCVFAGVLLAYKMRWIRVTRRFYGFVMAAAMGFMLLMVVNLLFAVFGGGDGLGFRSGGLGILFGVIGIVLGACFLALDFKQVEDGIAYGAPREESWLAAFGLTMTLVWIYLEMLRLLSILSGDD
- a CDS encoding cystathionine beta-synthase, producing MQFHDSMISLVGNTPLVRLRSVTAGIQATVLAKVEYFNPGGSVKDRIALRMIEAAEQSGELQPGGTIVEPTSGNTGVGLAIVAQQKGYKCIFVCPDKVSTDKINVLRAYGAEVVVCPTAVDPEHPDSYYNVSDRLVRETPGAWKPDQYSNPNNPRSHYETTGPELWEQTDGKITHFVAGVGTGGTISGTGRYLKEVSGGSVKVIGADPEGSVYSGGSGRPYLVEGVGEDFWPSAYDRTVTDEIVAVSDKDSFQMTRRLAKEEGLLVGGSCGMAVVGALEVAKRLGPDDVVVVLLPDSGRGYLSKIFNDEWMADYGFLEDTGPSARVADVLDYKDGPIPTLVHMHPEETVGEAIDVLREYGVSQMPIVKPGAGHPDVMAAEVIGSVVERELLNALFAQHASLSDPLEKHMSPPLPQVGSGEPVEDLMAVLGGTNTADAAIVLVEGKPKGVVSRQDLLAFLAKDATAGKA
- a CDS encoding acetyl-CoA C-acetyltransferase, giving the protein MPEAVIVSAARSPIGRAFKGSLKDLRADDLTATIIRTALAKVPELDPKDIDDLMLGCGLPGGEQGNNLGRIIAVQMGMDHLPGCTVTRYCSSSLQTSRMALHAIKAGEGDVFISAGVEMVSRFSKGNSDNWPDTHNPLFADAEARTAARAERGGDDWHDPREDGLVPDAYIAMGQTAENLARLKGVTRQDMDEFGVRSQNLAEEALKNGFWEREITPVTTPDGTVVSKDDGPRAGVTLEGVQGLKPVFRPDGLVTAGNCCPLNDGAAALVIMSDTKARELGLTPLARIVSTGVSGLSPEIMGYGPVEASKQALKRAGLTIDDIDLAEINEAFAAQVIPSYRDLGLPLEKVNVNGGAIAVGHPFGMTGARITGTLINSLQFHDKQFGLETMCVGGGQGMAMVIERLS